A section of the Glandiceps talaboti chromosome 8, keGlaTala1.1, whole genome shotgun sequence genome encodes:
- the LOC144439142 gene encoding uncharacterized protein LOC144439142: MLKLSLVQCLATVIVLLVDSVASQDYIDTEVLILGGGISGIAAAQTLHSNGIQDFIILEGDNDIGGRVKSMDFGGTRINLGANWIHFGNTSTNSIWQLKEKYNIMGKHADYDDLIILDSAGNNVTDYADVYWELLENATASDDVYNLLDQMQMGIVPDMSVRSVWKIGGWSPRSPIAKVVEYFEHDAEFAEPPEVTSFQSTHAVADELYEGGGDYFITDSRGFDVIVKNMADEFLEENDARLKLNHVVKKIAWNGDNVIVTTQNGTTFRADFALCTFSIGVLENDVVDFVPDLPYWKTEVIYQFHMAWFTKISIKFAEDVEQFWPEEEWMLVADERRGYYPVWGNLIAPGLLPTSEKMMLIIVTGEESKRIENQPDEETQDEVMSVLRGLFGETIPDPTHIHVSKWGTDPLQFGAYSNWPVEVSLESFRRLQAAVGKLYFAGEATHERYNGYLQGGLLSGQDRANDIINCINGNCVDFVVRERKPGCTYQQAINYDSMATVDDGTCVFSYRSQSSIATRLEGNIIFRVVYMCTALIAINY; the protein is encoded by the coding sequence ATGCTCAAACTTTCTCTGGTACAGTGCCTCGCAACGGTAATCGTTCTCCTCGTCGATTCCGTGGCTTCTCAGGACTACATAGATACCGAAGTATTAATCCTTGGTGGGGGTATTAGTGGTATTGCTGCTGCTCAAACTTTACACAGCAATGGTATACAAGACTTTATCATATTGGAAggtgacaatgacattggtggaCGAGTCAAGTCTATGGACTTTGGTGGAACGAGAATCAACCTCGGTGCTAATTGGATACACTTTGGCAACACGTCCACAAATTCCATCTGGCAGCtgaaagaaaaatacaatattatggGTAAACATGCTGATTACGATGATCTTATAATATTGGACAGTGCTGGCAATAATGTGACCGACTATGCAGATGTGTATTGGGAACTGTTAGAAAATGCTACAGCTAGCGACGATGTTTACAATCTTCTAGACCAAATGCAGATGGGAATTGTGCCAGATATGTCAGTACGTTCTGTTTGGAAGATTGGCGGTTGGTCACCAAGATCTCCAATCGCCAAagttgttgaatattttgagcATGATGCCGAGTTTGCAGAGCCACCCGAAGTAACTTCATTTCAAAGTACTCATGCAGTGGCTGACGAACTTTACGAAGGAGGGGGCGATTATTTTATCACAGATTCTCGTGGATTTGATGTCATCGTGAAAAACATGGCAGATGAGTTTCTTGAAGAAAATGACGCTCGCCTGAAGCTTAACCACGTCGTCAAAAAGATCGCCTGGAATGGCGACAATGTCATTGTTACAACTCAAAATGGTACAACATTCAGAGCTGACTTTGCACTGTGTACATTTAGCATTGGTGTCCTGGAAAACGACGTCGTTGACTTTGTACCAGACTTACCCTATTGGAAAACAGAGGTTATATATCAGTTTCATATGGCTTGGTTTACGaaaatttccattaaatttgCAGAAGATGTGGAGCAATTCTGGCCTGAGGAAGAGTGGATGTTGGTTGCTGATGAAAGACGGGGATATTATCCTGTCTGGGGTAATCTCATAGCACCTGGTTTGCTACCCACATCAGAGAAAATGATGTTGATTATTGTAACTGGTGAAGAATCTAAACGAATTGAAAATCAACCTGATGAGGAGACACAAGACGAAGTAATGTCTGTCCTGCGTGGTTTATTCGGTGAAACTATTCCTGATCCAACACATATCCACGTTAGTAAATGGGGAACTGATCCACTGCAGTTCGGTGCCTACAGCAACTGGCCAGTAGAAGTATCACTGGAAAGTTTTCGACGATTGCAAGCCGCAGTTGGGAAATTGTATTTTGCAGGAGAAGCAACACATGAACGGTACAACGGGTATCTCCAGGGCGGTTTACTGTCTGGGCAGGATAGAgctaatgacatcatcaattgTATAAATGGAAATTGTGTCGACTTCGTCGTAAGAGAGAGGAAACCAGGATGCACGTATCAACAAGCCATAAACTATGACAGTATGGCAACTGTTGATGATGGTACGTGTGTGTTCAGCTACAGAAGTCAATCGAGCATCGCAACGCGGTTGGAAGGCAATATAATTTTCAGAGTTGTTTACATGTGCACTGCCCTCATTGCAATTAATTATTAG